The Thermanaerovibrio acidaminovorans DSM 6589 genome contains a region encoding:
- a CDS encoding HD-GYP domain-containing protein, producing the protein MTRLTPDIYRVPIEELTTFGGTVADDVISRDGAVILPKGTKIVLLGDSLLQVLKRLEDEGIDHLHVMRSDEVTSDALDSFVESVVSSNMIIDSQIARTSIREVKRLFESLRHNKLTPELVGPVMEMARELVEQILRRPKVLFSVARVRQWDEYTFIHSFNTAAIAGFLVNRMDPRLVEKAVLGGLLHDLGKAKIPLEILNKPGPLTDSEFQVIKTHPVVGEELAVKVGIDDPDILSIIREHHERWSGIGYPDGKSGESIGFLARVVAVADSFDAMTAERSYKAPIHYRSAVKNILTDSGTHFDPKVSRVLLLAFGLYPPGSVVELSDGSVGVVVSSGGEDLMRPVVLVKVAPDGSIVREPKLLDLKRSREGICKYLGWEGKRAL; encoded by the coding sequence GTGACCCGTCTGACACCGGACATCTACCGGGTTCCGATAGAGGAGCTGACCACCTTCGGCGGCACCGTGGCGGATGACGTGATCTCCCGGGACGGGGCAGTGATCCTGCCCAAGGGGACCAAGATCGTCCTGCTGGGCGATAGCCTCCTCCAGGTGTTGAAGCGCCTGGAGGACGAGGGGATCGACCATCTGCACGTGATGCGCTCCGACGAGGTCACCTCCGACGCGTTGGACTCCTTTGTGGAGAGCGTGGTCTCCTCCAACATGATCATCGACTCCCAGATAGCCAGGACGTCCATCCGGGAGGTGAAGCGGCTCTTCGAGTCCTTGAGGCACAACAAGCTCACCCCCGAGCTGGTGGGGCCGGTGATGGAGATGGCCCGGGAGCTGGTGGAGCAGATCCTCCGGAGGCCCAAGGTGCTCTTCTCGGTGGCCCGGGTGAGGCAGTGGGACGAGTACACCTTCATCCACTCCTTCAACACCGCCGCCATAGCGGGGTTCCTGGTCAACCGGATGGACCCCCGGCTGGTGGAGAAGGCGGTGCTGGGGGGGCTGTTGCACGACCTAGGCAAGGCCAAGATCCCCTTGGAGATACTGAACAAGCCAGGTCCCCTCACCGACTCGGAGTTCCAGGTGATCAAGACCCACCCGGTGGTGGGGGAGGAGCTGGCGGTGAAGGTGGGCATAGACGACCCGGACATCCTGTCCATCATAAGGGAGCACCACGAGCGCTGGTCCGGCATAGGCTACCCGGACGGCAAGTCCGGGGAGAGCATCGGCTTCCTCGCCCGGGTGGTGGCGGTGGCGGACTCCTTCGACGCCATGACCGCCGAGCGGTCTTACAAGGCCCCCATCCACTACCGGTCGGCGGTGAAAAACATCCTGACGGACTCGGGGACCCACTTCGACCCGAAAGTGAGCCGGGTTTTGCTTCTTGCCTTCGGCCTATACCCCCCGGGCTCGGTGGTGGAGCTGTCCGACGGGTCGGTGGGGGTTGTGGTCTCCTCCGGCGGGGAGGACCTGATGAGGCCCGTGGTTCTGGTGAAGGTGGCCCCCGACGGGTCCATAGTGAGGGAGCCCAAGCTGCTGGACCTGAAGCGCTCCCGGGAGGGGATATGCAAGTACCTGGGCTGGGAGGGGAAGAGGGCCCTCTGA
- the guaA gene encoding glutamine-hydrolyzing GMP synthase: MIDRDTVVVLDCGSQYTQLIARRIRELEVYSQILPWDASAEEVLSLSPKGIVISGGPMSCVEEGSPKLDERILKSGIPLLGICYGMQLLAHQLGGQVVKAPSAEYGRSRVDLEGQDSTLLSGLPGSFTAWMSHWDQVEQVPPGTRVTARSESGAVAAFEGASGRISALQFHPEVAHTQGGMDIISNFLFKVCGCRRSWILSDWIDGAVEEIRRRVGDDTVICGLSGGVDSTVAAVLTSRAIGDRLKCIFVDNGLLRKDEARSVMETYSSLNLDVKMVDASHRFLSALEGVEEPERKRKVIGEVFVRVFEEEASSIPGAQWLLQGTLYPDVIESGHQGKGASVIKSHHNVGGLPDFMRLKVLEPLRDLFKDEVRRIGSLLGVPQGFIRRHPFPGPGLAVRCLGEVNRERLQVLREADHILQEELLASGLYDSLWQCFCVLLPVRSVGVMGDVRTYAETAVIRAVESQDGMTADWARLPYDLLDRVSRRICNEVRGVNRVVMDVTGKPPATIEWE; this comes from the coding sequence ATGATCGACAGGGACACGGTGGTGGTGCTGGACTGTGGGTCCCAGTACACCCAGCTGATCGCCCGCAGGATAAGGGAGCTGGAGGTCTACAGCCAGATCCTCCCCTGGGACGCGTCAGCGGAGGAGGTCCTCTCCCTATCCCCCAAGGGGATAGTGATCTCCGGGGGGCCAATGAGCTGCGTGGAGGAGGGATCCCCCAAGCTGGACGAGCGGATCCTGAAGTCCGGTATACCCCTTCTTGGCATATGCTACGGGATGCAGCTCCTGGCCCACCAGCTGGGGGGCCAGGTGGTCAAGGCCCCCAGCGCCGAGTACGGCAGGTCCCGGGTGGACCTGGAGGGTCAGGATTCCACCCTCCTGTCCGGCCTACCCGGATCCTTCACCGCCTGGATGAGCCACTGGGACCAGGTGGAGCAGGTGCCCCCCGGAACCCGGGTCACCGCCAGGAGCGAGTCCGGGGCGGTGGCCGCCTTCGAGGGGGCCTCGGGGCGCATATCCGCCCTCCAGTTCCACCCGGAGGTGGCCCACACCCAGGGGGGGATGGACATCATCTCCAACTTCCTCTTCAAGGTCTGCGGCTGCCGCCGGAGCTGGATACTCAGCGACTGGATCGATGGGGCGGTGGAGGAGATCCGTCGAAGGGTGGGGGATGACACGGTCATATGCGGCCTCTCCGGCGGGGTGGACTCCACCGTTGCGGCGGTCCTCACCTCCAGGGCCATAGGTGACAGGCTCAAGTGCATCTTTGTGGACAACGGACTCCTCCGGAAGGACGAGGCCCGGTCGGTGATGGAGACCTACTCGTCCCTCAACCTGGACGTGAAGATGGTGGACGCCTCCCACAGGTTCCTCTCCGCCCTGGAGGGGGTGGAGGAGCCGGAGAGGAAGAGGAAGGTGATCGGTGAGGTCTTCGTCCGGGTCTTCGAGGAGGAGGCGTCCTCCATACCGGGGGCCCAGTGGCTCCTCCAGGGCACCCTCTACCCGGACGTGATAGAGAGCGGCCACCAGGGCAAGGGGGCCTCGGTGATCAAGTCCCACCACAACGTGGGGGGCCTTCCCGACTTCATGAGGCTGAAGGTGTTGGAGCCACTGCGGGACCTCTTCAAGGACGAGGTGCGGCGGATAGGCTCCCTGCTGGGGGTACCCCAGGGGTTCATCCGCAGGCACCCCTTCCCGGGTCCCGGGCTGGCGGTGCGTTGCCTGGGGGAGGTGAACCGGGAGAGGCTCCAGGTCCTTAGGGAGGCGGATCACATCCTCCAGGAGGAGTTGCTGGCCTCCGGCCTGTACGACTCCCTCTGGCAGTGCTTCTGCGTCCTGCTCCCGGTGAGGTCCGTGGGGGTCATGGGGGACGTGAGGACCTACGCGGAGACCGCGGTGATCCGGGCGGTGGAGTCCCAGGACGGCATGACCGCCGACTGGGCAAGGCTCCCCTACGACCTGCTGGACCGGGTGAGCCGCCGGATATGCAATGAGGTCCGGGGGGTAAACCGGGTTGTGATGGACGTGACCGGCAAGCCGCCGGCCACCATAGAGTGGGAGTGA
- the groL gene encoding chaperonin GroEL (60 kDa chaperone family; promotes refolding of misfolded polypeptides especially under stressful conditions; forms two stacked rings of heptamers to form a barrel-shaped 14mer; ends can be capped by GroES; misfolded proteins enter the barrel where they are refolded when GroES binds): protein MPKVLLFREEARRALERGVNKVADTVGVTLGPKGRNVVLEKKFGSPTITNDGVTIAKEIELEDPFENMGAQLLKEVASKTNDVAGDGTTTATVLARAMIREGLKNVAAGANGMLLRRGIEKAVDVVVEELKKQAIPVKEHSKIAQVASISANDKRIGELIAEAMDKVTEDGVITVEDSQTVGTTLEMVEGLQFDKGYVSPYMITNPERMEAVLEDAYILVHDGKISNVKDLLPILEKVVQTGKPLLIIAEDVEGEALATLVVNKLRGILQVVAVKAPGFGERRKAMLQDIAIVTGAKVISEEIGIKLENADISMLGRAKKVRVAKEETTIVEGAGDPQAIKDRAAQIRKELEDSTSEYDKEKLQERLAKLVGGVAVIQVGAATETEQKELKHRIEDALNATRAAVEEGIVPGGGVALVSCANVLDEFISKLEGDEKTGASIVRKALTEPLHLIATNAGLQGDVVVERVRDLKKGQGLDASTGEYVDMIESGIIDPVKVTRSAVQNAGSIAAMILTTEVLVADKPEKKSDMPKMPGGMDDYD from the coding sequence ATGCCGAAGGTTCTGCTTTTCAGGGAGGAGGCCCGCAGGGCCCTTGAGCGGGGCGTCAACAAGGTGGCGGACACGGTGGGCGTGACCCTTGGTCCCAAGGGCCGCAACGTGGTTCTGGAGAAGAAGTTCGGCTCCCCCACCATAACCAACGACGGGGTCACCATAGCCAAGGAGATAGAGCTGGAGGATCCGTTTGAGAATATGGGGGCCCAGCTCCTCAAGGAGGTGGCCTCCAAGACCAACGACGTGGCTGGTGACGGTACCACCACCGCCACCGTGCTTGCCCGGGCCATGATCCGGGAGGGCCTCAAGAACGTGGCCGCCGGCGCCAACGGCATGCTGCTCCGCCGGGGCATCGAGAAGGCGGTTGACGTGGTGGTGGAGGAGCTCAAGAAGCAGGCCATCCCCGTTAAGGAGCACTCCAAGATCGCCCAGGTGGCCTCCATCTCCGCCAACGACAAGAGGATCGGTGAGCTCATCGCCGAGGCCATGGACAAGGTCACCGAGGACGGGGTCATCACCGTGGAGGACAGCCAGACGGTGGGTACCACCCTTGAGATGGTGGAGGGCCTCCAGTTCGACAAGGGCTACGTGAGCCCCTACATGATCACCAACCCGGAGAGGATGGAGGCGGTCCTGGAGGACGCCTACATCCTGGTCCACGACGGCAAGATCAGCAACGTCAAAGACCTGCTCCCCATCCTGGAGAAGGTGGTCCAGACCGGCAAGCCTCTGCTGATCATCGCTGAGGACGTGGAGGGCGAGGCCCTGGCCACCCTGGTGGTCAACAAGCTCCGGGGCATCTTGCAGGTTGTGGCCGTCAAGGCCCCCGGCTTCGGCGAGAGGCGGAAGGCCATGCTCCAGGACATAGCCATCGTCACCGGCGCCAAGGTGATCAGTGAGGAGATCGGCATAAAGCTGGAGAACGCGGACATCTCCATGCTGGGCCGGGCCAAGAAGGTCCGGGTGGCCAAGGAGGAGACCACCATCGTGGAGGGCGCCGGGGATCCCCAGGCCATAAAGGACCGGGCCGCCCAGATCCGCAAGGAGCTGGAGGACTCCACCTCCGAGTACGACAAGGAGAAGCTCCAGGAGCGGCTCGCCAAGCTGGTGGGCGGCGTGGCGGTCATCCAGGTTGGCGCCGCCACTGAGACGGAGCAGAAGGAGCTCAAGCACCGCATCGAGGACGCCCTCAACGCCACCAGGGCGGCGGTGGAGGAGGGCATCGTCCCCGGCGGTGGCGTGGCCCTGGTCTCCTGCGCCAACGTGCTGGACGAGTTCATCTCCAAGCTGGAGGGGGACGAGAAGACCGGCGCCTCCATCGTGCGGAAGGCCCTCACCGAGCCCCTCCACCTGATAGCCACCAATGCGGGCCTGCAGGGCGACGTGGTGGTGGAGCGGGTCCGGGACCTCAAGAAGGGCCAGGGGCTCGACGCCTCCACCGGCGAGTACGTGGACATGATCGAGTCCGGGATCATCGACCCCGTGAAGGTCACCCGGAGCGCGGTCCAGAACGCGGGCTCCATCGCCGCCATGATCCTCACCACCGAGGTGCTGGTGGCGGACAAGCCGGAGAAGAAGTCCGACATGCCCAAGATGCCCGGCGGCATGGACGACTACGACTAA
- the groES gene encoding co-chaperone GroES — translation MQLRPLGDRLVVKAVEKEEMTKGGIVLPDTVKEKPVEGEVVAVGTGRVLDNGQRLPMEVKVGNRVIYSKYSGTEVKFDGQEYLILSERDVLAIVEK, via the coding sequence ATGCAGCTTAGGCCTCTTGGCGACCGTCTGGTGGTGAAGGCGGTGGAGAAGGAGGAGATGACCAAGGGGGGCATAGTGCTTCCCGACACCGTCAAGGAGAAGCCCGTGGAGGGCGAGGTTGTGGCGGTGGGCACCGGCAGGGTTCTGGATAACGGCCAGCGCCTTCCCATGGAGGTCAAGGTGGGCAACCGGGTGATCTACAGCAAGTACTCCGGCACGGAGGTCAAGTTCGACGGCCAGGAGTACCTGATCCTGAGCGAGCGGGACGTGCTCGCCATCGTTGAGAAGTAA
- the tsaD gene encoding tRNA (adenosine(37)-N6)-threonylcarbamoyltransferase complex transferase subunit TsaD, translated as MTMDSPFLVLGIESSCDDTAVAVLEEPRRIRASLVMSQVEDHAPHGGVVPELASRRHQEAIMGLVRRCLWQAGVSNPMRQLSLIAVTAGPGLMGSLLVGVMAAKGLSQGWEVPIMGVNHMEGHLFANVLAHPDLKPPFLCLIVSGGHTEVHLVRSFGDYRLLGATRDDAVGEAYDKVAKMLGLGYPGGPVIDRLAREGDPDRYQLPVPFKGSSQVEFSFSGLKTAVLWLVRREGEALSVPDLCASFQRAAVESLVSKVKLAMNQTGVRTVAVSGGVAANRELRRRLEDLAGSSGGRVRVYLPPLELCTDNAAMVAAAGLWAYRRGVRDDLSFRADPSWELSR; from the coding sequence ATGACCATGGACTCCCCCTTTCTGGTCCTGGGGATCGAGAGCAGCTGTGATGACACCGCGGTGGCGGTACTGGAGGAGCCCAGGAGGATCCGGGCCTCGCTGGTGATGAGCCAGGTGGAGGACCACGCCCCTCACGGGGGGGTGGTCCCCGAGCTGGCCAGCCGCCGCCACCAGGAGGCCATCATGGGGCTGGTGCGCAGGTGTCTGTGGCAGGCGGGGGTCTCCAACCCCATGAGGCAGCTGTCCCTCATAGCGGTTACCGCCGGGCCGGGCCTCATGGGCTCCCTGCTGGTGGGGGTTATGGCCGCCAAGGGACTGTCCCAGGGTTGGGAGGTGCCCATCATGGGGGTGAACCACATGGAGGGGCACCTCTTCGCCAACGTGCTGGCCCACCCGGATCTCAAGCCCCCGTTCCTGTGCCTCATTGTGTCCGGGGGCCACACGGAGGTTCACCTGGTCAGGTCCTTCGGGGACTACCGGCTGCTGGGGGCCACCCGGGACGACGCGGTGGGGGAGGCCTACGACAAGGTGGCCAAGATGCTTGGGCTGGGGTACCCCGGTGGGCCGGTGATCGACCGCCTGGCCCGGGAGGGGGACCCGGACAGGTACCAGTTGCCGGTGCCCTTCAAGGGGAGCTCCCAGGTGGAGTTCAGCTTCAGCGGTCTCAAGACCGCGGTGCTCTGGCTGGTGCGTCGGGAGGGGGAGGCCCTTTCGGTGCCGGACCTTTGCGCCTCCTTTCAGAGGGCGGCGGTGGAGTCCCTGGTGTCCAAGGTGAAGCTGGCCATGAACCAGACCGGGGTCCGGACCGTGGCGGTGTCCGGGGGCGTGGCGGCCAACCGGGAGCTTCGCCGGAGGCTGGAGGACCTGGCGGGCTCCTCCGGCGGGAGGGTCCGGGTCTACCTGCCCCCCCTGGAGCTGTGTACCGACAACGCCGCCATGGTGGCCGCCGCTGGTCTTTGGGCCTACCGGCGTGGTGTCAGGGACGACCTCAGCTTCCGGGCGGACCCCTCCTGGGAGTTGAGCCGCTAA
- the murJ gene encoding murein biosynthesis integral membrane protein MurJ, with protein MTQPNRSPGASMSRMVGNALRMTVGTLASRVLGLVREMITAAVFGATRQLDSFYVAYTLANLARQLLAEGALSAAFVPVFTRVLRDRGMDRAARLARQASAVLIGCTLVAVILGILSSGQLVSLMAPGFSPEERAHTARVTAALFPFLFFMSTAALAMGVLNSLDRFFVPAVAPALSNLVFILSVWVWYPKVTVWHLVAAVMMGGASQMALQWVWSYRCGVPLAPERPDLEDPDLKRMLKLFLPYAAGLSLNQLNPVISRMLASFLESGAISALNYADRVLQLPLGLFVVATSQAVLPMLSRIDPEDVASFRDFLRDALRFNLLVVLPVSVGLVLFARPTVHLLFYRGAFGPWALEATSGALRMYGLGLVFMSCNSVIMRALYARGMARAAMGVTGVTVVSNLVLGAVLMRFMSYSGLALGTSLAFLLASIAGGLAISRRMGLPLGLLDLRWAVRQGLPLLALTVTLGAYGGFLGYPYQGGVGARVGWFVLCGVLAVVSYFGCAALVGLEELRLLRRSGGRREMR; from the coding sequence GTGACCCAGCCTAACCGATCCCCCGGGGCGTCCATGTCCCGGATGGTGGGCAACGCCCTGAGGATGACGGTGGGGACCCTGGCGAGCCGGGTGTTGGGGCTGGTCCGGGAGATGATAACCGCCGCGGTCTTCGGCGCCACCCGCCAGCTGGACTCCTTCTACGTGGCCTATACCCTGGCCAACCTGGCGAGGCAGCTACTGGCCGAGGGGGCACTGTCCGCCGCATTCGTGCCGGTCTTCACCCGAGTTCTCAGGGACCGGGGGATGGACCGGGCGGCCCGCCTGGCCCGGCAGGCCTCAGCGGTGCTGATCGGATGCACCCTGGTGGCGGTGATCCTGGGGATCCTGTCCTCCGGCCAGCTGGTGTCCCTAATGGCCCCGGGCTTCTCCCCCGAGGAGCGGGCCCACACCGCCCGGGTCACCGCCGCCCTGTTCCCCTTCCTGTTCTTCATGTCCACCGCCGCCCTGGCCATGGGGGTGTTGAACAGCCTGGACAGGTTCTTCGTCCCCGCGGTGGCCCCCGCCCTGAGCAACCTGGTGTTCATCCTGTCGGTATGGGTCTGGTACCCCAAGGTGACCGTGTGGCATCTGGTGGCGGCGGTGATGATGGGTGGGGCATCCCAGATGGCCCTCCAGTGGGTCTGGAGCTATCGCTGCGGGGTGCCGCTGGCGCCGGAGCGGCCGGACCTGGAGGATCCGGACCTAAAGCGAATGCTCAAGCTGTTCCTTCCCTACGCGGCGGGGCTATCGCTGAACCAGCTGAACCCGGTCATAAGCCGGATGCTGGCGTCGTTCCTGGAGAGCGGCGCCATATCGGCGCTGAACTACGCGGACCGGGTCCTTCAGCTACCGCTTGGGCTCTTCGTGGTGGCCACCTCCCAGGCGGTGCTCCCCATGCTCTCCCGGATAGACCCGGAGGACGTGGCCTCCTTCCGGGACTTCCTGCGGGACGCCCTCCGGTTCAACCTGCTGGTGGTGCTTCCCGTGTCGGTGGGGCTTGTCCTCTTCGCCCGCCCCACGGTGCACCTTCTGTTCTACCGGGGGGCCTTTGGCCCGTGGGCCCTGGAGGCCACCTCCGGGGCCCTCAGGATGTACGGCCTGGGGCTGGTGTTCATGAGCTGCAACTCGGTGATAATGCGGGCCCTCTACGCCAGGGGCATGGCTCGGGCCGCCATGGGGGTAACGGGCGTTACGGTGGTGTCCAACCTGGTCCTGGGGGCGGTGCTCATGAGGTTCATGTCCTACTCGGGCCTGGCGCTTGGGACCTCCCTGGCCTTCCTCCTGGCGTCCATCGCCGGGGGGCTGGCCATATCCCGCCGGATGGGGCTCCCCCTGGGGCTATTGGACCTCCGGTGGGCTGTTAGGCAGGGCCTCCCCCTCCTGGCCCTTACGGTGACCCTCGGGGCCTACGGGGGCTTTCTAGGCTACCCTTACCAGGGGGGGGTTGGGGCCCGGGTTGGGTGGTTCGTCCTCTGCGGCGTCCTGGCGGTGGTGTCGTACTTCGGTTGCGCGGCCCTGGTGGGCCTTGAGGAGCTGCGGCTGCTTCGCCGCTCCGGAGGCAGAAGGGAGATGAGATAG
- the lptB gene encoding LPS export ABC transporter ATP-binding protein yields the protein MNEPRVGTLSVVQVAKSYRGRRVVDRVSFQVRRGSVTGLLGPNGAGKSTTFYMTVGRIRPDEGSVLIDQEDVTHLPMYQRARRGLGYLPQEASIFRNLTVRENLELVFQELGWSPGDYLPRVDQLLEEFGIGHIGDTKGYALSGGERRRVEIARCVALRPSFLLLDEPFSGIDPIAVYDIQQMILALKEKGYGVLLTDHNVRETLSITDETYLIHQGRVVVHGTPDEVAQSEVARKFYLGEGFSW from the coding sequence GTGAACGAGCCCCGGGTCGGGACGTTGAGCGTGGTCCAGGTGGCCAAGAGCTACCGGGGCCGGCGGGTGGTGGACCGGGTGTCCTTCCAGGTCCGCCGGGGCTCCGTCACCGGGCTTCTGGGGCCCAACGGGGCAGGGAAGAGCACCACCTTCTACATGACCGTGGGGCGCATAAGGCCCGACGAGGGGTCGGTGCTGATCGACCAGGAGGATGTGACCCACCTCCCCATGTATCAGCGGGCCCGGCGGGGGCTGGGCTACCTGCCCCAGGAGGCCTCCATCTTCAGGAACCTGACGGTGCGGGAGAACCTGGAGCTGGTGTTCCAGGAGCTGGGTTGGTCCCCGGGGGACTACCTGCCCCGGGTGGACCAGCTCCTGGAGGAGTTCGGCATAGGTCACATAGGGGACACCAAGGGCTACGCCCTTAGCGGCGGGGAGCGCCGGAGGGTGGAGATCGCCCGTTGCGTGGCCTTAAGGCCCTCGTTCCTCCTTCTGGACGAGCCCTTCAGCGGCATAGACCCCATAGCGGTCTACGACATCCAGCAGATGATCCTGGCCCTGAAGGAGAAGGGCTACGGGGTGCTCCTCACGGACCACAACGTCCGGGAGACCCTGAGCATAACCGACGAGACCTACCTTATCCACCAGGGCCGGGTGGTGGTCCACGGTACCCCCGATGAGGTGGCCCAGAGCGAGGTGGCCCGTAAGTTCTACCTGGGGGAGGGTTTCAGTTGGTGA
- a CDS encoding LptA/OstA family protein, translating to MKTFRLALGVLIWAAMAAGALAGQVQLTAHRLDYDPRTERFRAEGDVVVRKDQLEARGSVGEGTVDGHSFTLRGDAVAVSRRDNVTVRAQTIQVNSLKGGGYSLSAQGNVRATRGDETITCQSARWDSSGRSYVLKGAIKGTFLGRQVDADQVQREGASFSGVNVRRYADLKGGFEVSARRVDGTLGRNDQVLSATAEGDLTFVTRDREGRRTVLTGDRGSYSVADDTLTVSGSARAVQEGGRTISAQRMVYHIAARRLEAQGAIQVTFPVRDGGSEGEKR from the coding sequence ATGAAGACCTTTCGTTTGGCCCTTGGGGTCCTTATCTGGGCGGCCATGGCCGCCGGGGCCCTGGCGGGGCAGGTTCAGCTCACCGCCCATCGGCTGGACTACGACCCCCGCACGGAGCGCTTCCGGGCGGAGGGGGATGTGGTGGTCCGGAAGGACCAGCTGGAGGCCCGGGGCTCCGTGGGGGAGGGGACCGTGGACGGCCATAGTTTCACCCTCCGGGGCGACGCGGTGGCGGTGTCCAGGAGGGACAACGTGACCGTAAGGGCCCAGACCATCCAGGTGAACTCCCTCAAGGGGGGCGGCTACTCCCTGTCGGCCCAGGGCAACGTCCGGGCCACCCGGGGGGACGAGACCATCACCTGCCAGAGCGCCCGCTGGGACTCGAGCGGGCGGAGCTACGTTCTGAAGGGGGCGATCAAGGGTACGTTCCTGGGTCGCCAGGTGGACGCGGACCAGGTCCAGCGGGAGGGGGCCTCCTTCTCGGGGGTGAACGTCCGGAGGTACGCGGACCTCAAGGGGGGCTTCGAGGTCTCCGCCCGGCGGGTGGATGGCACCCTGGGCCGGAACGACCAGGTGCTCTCCGCCACTGCGGAGGGGGACCTCACCTTCGTCACCCGGGACCGGGAGGGGAGGCGGACGGTCCTCACGGGAGATAGGGGGTCCTACTCCGTGGCGGACGACACCCTGACCGTATCGGGCTCCGCCAGGGCGGTTCAGGAGGGCGGCAGGACCATATCCGCCCAGCGTATGGTCTACCACATCGCCGCCCGGAGGCTGGAGGCCCAGGGGGCCATCCAGGTGACCTTCCCGGTGAGGGACGGGGGAAGCGAGGGGGAAAAGCGGTGA
- a CDS encoding aspartate-semialdehyde dehydrogenase, with translation MRVAVLGATGLVGGWMLRVLEGSRLPVERVIPLGSERSAGKRVIFRGEEIEVFPVEERHFHRVDLALFSAGSGPSKRWVPVAASRGAVVVDNSSAWRMDPQVPLVVPEINPHHLGNHRGIVANPNCATIQALMTLYPLHRRYGLRYFSAATYQSVSGTGKRAVEELRAASQAFLRGEDFSPSVYPRDVAFNLLPHIGPFDRDGISEEEWKMVRESRKILDMEDLRVSVTTVRVPTFSCHGEAISASFQEPVNPREARELLEAFPGVRVVDDPDAALYPTPRDGAGLGDVLVGRIRPDTGLENGLAMWVVSDNLLKGAALNAVQIAEALFAG, from the coding sequence ATGCGGGTGGCGGTGCTTGGGGCCACCGGGCTCGTGGGGGGATGGATGCTCAGGGTGCTGGAGGGGAGCAGGCTTCCGGTGGAGAGGGTGATCCCCCTGGGATCCGAGAGGTCCGCGGGGAAGAGGGTCATCTTCAGGGGGGAGGAGATAGAGGTTTTCCCCGTGGAGGAGCGCCACTTCCACCGGGTGGACCTGGCCCTATTCTCCGCCGGATCCGGGCCCTCCAAGAGGTGGGTGCCGGTGGCGGCCTCAAGGGGGGCGGTGGTGGTGGACAACAGCTCCGCCTGGAGGATGGATCCCCAGGTCCCCCTGGTGGTCCCGGAGATCAACCCCCACCACCTGGGCAACCACCGGGGGATCGTGGCCAACCCCAACTGCGCCACCATCCAGGCCCTCATGACCCTCTATCCCCTTCACCGGCGATATGGCCTTCGGTACTTCTCCGCCGCCACTTACCAGTCCGTTTCGGGCACCGGCAAGCGGGCGGTGGAGGAGCTGAGGGCCGCCTCCCAGGCGTTCCTCCGGGGGGAGGATTTCTCTCCCTCGGTCTACCCCCGGGACGTGGCGTTCAACCTGCTCCCCCACATAGGCCCCTTCGACCGGGATGGAATATCCGAGGAGGAGTGGAAGATGGTGAGGGAGTCCAGGAAGATCCTGGACATGGAGGACCTCCGGGTGAGCGTCACCACCGTCCGGGTCCCCACCTTCAGCTGCCACGGGGAGGCCATAAGCGCCTCGTTCCAGGAGCCCGTGAATCCCCGGGAGGCCCGGGAACTGCTGGAGGCCTTCCCCGGCGTCCGGGTGGTGGATGACCCAGATGCGGCCCTCTACCCCACCCCCAGGGACGGGGCGGGCCTGGGGGACGTGCTGGTGGGCCGGATAAGGCCCGACACGGGGCTGGAGAACGGGCTCGCCATGTGGGTGGTGTCCGACAACCTACTCAAGGGGGCGGCGCTGAACGCGGTCCAGATCGCAGAGGCCCTCTTCGCCGGGTGA